The genomic DNA TtacattttgatattgatggTGGTAGCAAAAGACCTGTCATTTCAAGAAATCATAGTTTTAAAAAGTCATTGATGCTTTTCAAACACTGATAAGATGATCTGGAATAATTAGACTCCATAATCAATACCCGAATTCTTCTTGATGATTTACAAGCATATCGAATACAATCATCAAGTTTTTGTGGATCCCCGTGATAGTTTATCCAGAGGGTTCTTAAGTGCTTGAGTTTGCTCACTATTTTAGCTAGATCATGGAGTTGAGCATGGGAACTGGTAACATATATATGACGGATGGCATTATTGTCCAAAATGTGACTTGGAGTGCCATGCACAATTCTACAGCATTCATAGCGTGAGACATGACAAGCAAGACCGTTCAACATATCATGCATGGTGTAAAAATCTTCTTTGAAATCATAGAGAGAATACCTTTGGCAAAATAGCATTTGACTGTGACTCAGACTCCGACTATAGGTATGAACATCAAAGAAAGATTTGTTGCACAATATATCAAAGCAACGGTTAGCTATGTCCTCCTCATCCAAGCCATCCTCTAATTCATCCTTGTAAATTAGGCCTGCTGCCACCCACATGCACACTAGCTTTTGCTTTTTGAATTGGTAATCTTGTGGAAATATGCTGCAGTAGGAAAAGCACCGCTTCAAGCGTGGTGGAAGCATCACGTAACTGAGTCTTAGAACTGGATTGAATTCGTATTTTGAATCAATTGACATTTTCCATAATTCACTTCTTGAAATACTCGTCCAGTGATCTGCTTCTAGTTTACTGTTCAATGCTCCTCCAATTGACTTTGCTAGAAGAGGTACACCTTTCAATTTCTCTACTATTTCTTCACCAATTTCTTTAAGAAGCGGGAATTTATTTGGGTCTTCACCATAAAATGCATGCTCATAGAGGAGTGAACGACATTCATCATTTGACAAGCCCCGCAATATCATTGGCTCCATTGTGCTTCTGATTACTTTTGAGATCATTTTCGCAACTGATCTCAATCTAGTTGTTAATATTATCCAGCTTCCCTTTTGGCTATATACCAATGGAGCACATAGTTTCTCCCACTCTGTTTGGTTATTGTCATCCCAAACATCATCTAGGACAAGTAAAAATCTTTTGGAATGTAAAATCTTCTGGAGCTTCACCGGTAGCCGTTCCAATGGCCCAGATTCAGATCCGCCAGTTTGATACTCTAGAATTTTCTTTATAAGACTTGATGCATTGAGATCAGGTAAGGAGTCACATACCCAGATTTTGATGTCAAAGTGTTTTTTTTTCACGTTTTCAAAATGATGAAAGACTTGTTTAGCGAGCACAGTCTTCCCCATACCACCAATCGCTACCAAAGGCAGGCAATGCACACTCTCATTGATCCATATTTCAGATTTTTCCACTGACTCTCCTAGCAAATACTGGATGATTTTTCCTTTTTCGTCCTCACGTCCCTTGAATGATAATACAGGCAAAGGATTGGTGATTCTACTTGAATGATAATACTGCATTTGTCCAGTTCCGATGCCAGCTGTTTGCGTCACCAGTGCCAAAAAATTCTGGACATCTGAAGCAAAGGTGTTCAAGTTCTTCACGCATGCCCTTAATCTTCCAAGAACATCATCAAATTTCAGTAATCTTTTTGCAGCTTTAACAGAAGTATCAACCCTTCTAGAAAGCCTACTTTTGTCACTGTTAGCTTTCTTCTCCAGTTCAATATATTCCAGATCATCCAACACATCCTCAGCCTCATCGATCCCATTCCTGAACTGCCACAGCCACTTGATTAATGCTGGATTAGAAGATTCATACATAGTTAATCTAGGCTCGGCAAAGTCAACAACTGCTTGAATCTGAGGAAGTAAGCGTCCGAGCTTTTGCAATTCTCCTTGCAAGTCAGTTTTCCAGTAGTACTGATCTTGCACATAACCAGTGGCTGCATCAATTAGTTTATTGATGACGTAACTTGCACCTGCCTTCTCCAGTATTGGCGAGACTATGTCCATAACTCCTGCTATTGATCAATGATTTTAGATAAATTAGATATTGTTTCGTCTATTAAAAGAGACATAGTACGTAGCTGGGATCTCAGAAACAAATCTGCAATAGAAACAGTAAAGGGACAAAAGGAGAACATCTACTTGTTAACCAAAACTAAACTTGTTCAGACAACTAACTTTGGTCACCAGGAACAAAAGGTAAATGAACAAACAATGCTTCAGCTATCGATCGATGATTTAAGATAAACTAGATATTATTCGTGATCTTCAACTTCctaaaaaaacatatataataactgagatcttagAGAAAAGAAAATTAGTAACACAAACAGAAAAGGGATAAAAGAGGAATATATCAGATCTGCTTGTTCACAATTAAGCTTgttcaaataataaaaagaataataataaGTAGACTTGTTCAGACAACTTTCCTCTAATCTGCAGCAAGAAAAAGGTAAATTGATATCGATCATTAGACAaccgagagagaaagagaaagaagctAAAGAAAAAATTGACCAAAAACAaggtagagaagaagaaagttagctTGATTACCTGGTTGAAGTTGTACAGAGCTCGAATGCTATCCTGTTAGATATGCAGAAAAACCAAAAAGACGAGTTGACTTTCTAGGTAGATGTTGCCTGCACTTTCATATCCATTAACCAAGAAGACGAGTTGACTTTCTGTGTAGATGTTGTCTGCACTTTCCTGTCAATTAATTGGATCTGCATTAGCATATGACCGTCGAGATCATATTCAGGAGCCATTAAGATATACATTAATTGGATCTGCATTAGAATAGGACTGTCAATTAATTTCCTGTCAACCGAGACTATTTTGGTaacttttaggttttgactttttCTACGATTGAAGTTGTTGATCATcactaactatatatatatatatatatatatatatattcaaaatagtaattttttttagctcatattgtatcaatttatattattctatatattactctATTTTTAAGGTATTTACTTTTCTTCAAATTCTCATTCAGTAGGAAGATTTAAGAGGGGAAGAGCTATGAATTTTAATGCCCACCTTTTAAGTTATGAGAACCAACAATCGTCatttatttttaagtcaaataTTAGGCAGAGATTAAAGTTATGTTACAATACTATTAGCTATATTTCACTCCCCATGTTGTTGACTTAAAACCCATGGTAGCACATTTTTAGGTTATAGAAGGGAGAGATAGTATCAaatttttgaacattatatatatatactcatatCTTATCTGCAATTATTATAgttattcaaaaattaaaaatttttcacTCATAGCGTATTGAttaattttattctatatattactctATTTTTTTATGGTATTTGATTTCCTCAAATTCTCGTTTAATACGAAGGTGTGAGAGTAGAGGAACTGTAAATTCTAAACAACACCTTTTAAGTTAGGAGAACCATCAaccaccattttatttttaagacaaatactaagtagagattaagggtcatgttgggcctgatgtggttgttggagcaatctaggtgccctaagttttaatgtttgggcaaaggtttaagttaggtttattggtgtatttgatatgcattgtgagtgtgcaggatacaggtacaacaaggaaagtccaagtgtgatcttggcaaaggagaaaagtccaaggatgagttttggcggtgtaagtccaagcatgtaatcttggcaacgtaagtccaagtgtgacttggcaatggatgaagccccggaggtgaggagcctcttggcaaaggaagacccgacaatatggacaaggccgaaggaagctccagaaggcaatacgtgaaggatggggagacatccgagagatgcgaggctgatggaggaggctagaaggctaggtccaGGTTGGTCAGGCGAGGACGAGTGTTAagtgattgtactcagggcaaaattctatgtgttttaggatttactgtagcagtactgttgtgacactgtagcagcactgtagtagtcgactggtagtcgaacgttgggtaacggtcggcttcaaaggaccagtcgactggtgcatacaccagtcgactggtagcgggaaaacagcttagtgttttcctctcgagctctatttaatagagctcgaggtgcttgggcatggttgacgaaataaacttggttaaagcctattagagtctcccaagccctcATGTGAttggtgtgcttgtattcaagtgtttgtggcgaggtttctccaccgacaaggagcttgagctagtcggaggttttccggggagtcatccaccgacggatcgggatcgtccaccttacggacaaccatggagtaggagctttatctccgaaccacgttaaatcaacgtgttaggtttgctttctcttgttagtatttgtttttgtatttccgttgtgtactaacattataggaagcgatcgatttgggtgagatgctattcacccccctctagcggacgtcaagatcctccaacaagtggtatcagagccaggttgctcttctacggactaaccaccaagagagcaagaagctagaggaagaagaagatggagtccgaatgaccgctcggatgggatattcgaattccacctccgtacgacaaagaagacttcaattattggaggaagcggttggagacatgatTCCAAATGGATTGAAACCAATGGATTGTCTTGAGTGGCTCATTTGAAGTTCCTACGGACAAAAAGGGGAAGCCCTTCCGACCTcaacattggaccgaggaacaaagggagcaagcggaggcggataaggaggtaacaaaaattttgttaaatctattaccttctaatatcattgtgagtgtaggtgaatgcacaagtgcatgcgATCtctggaaaaagatcattgcctatcatgaaaacccgtcacaattccaaggagtagaggagtccaaggagaagggctcattggtccaagaagagaaggaccaatccgatgttgacataaggtcaacatccgaggaagagaaggaagatgaggaggtatcatccacatcttcaagcgaggaagaagtggaaccgtccacatcttcaagtgaagaggaagaagagcaatccaaggaagaggagatcttggaagctcaaccctccacctcaactaccaagaataGCACAAatgaccacatcaaatgttttgagtgtgataagatggggcactacaagagtaggtgtccttcgctcaaaaaggtaaaggaggtaaaccctaaactcactaaatttaatttagaaactaatgtgagttgtaggaagaagaataaggagaagaagcacattaggtgctttacatgtggtgagtggggtcactaccacacaaagtgtcccaaattggctaagaagaagagtcaaatgacactaaaggctaaggagaagcctaaagtGGTTGGTCCCACGGAACATAAGAGCAAGaagcatattgtgtgcttctcatgtaatcaaagaggacattatagaagtcaatgtcctaaagggaagaagtcaactaaagtcaaaggaggaagcacaagtctagggagagcttccaaggtaaaaaccaaggtatcattcaatgaacctattcctttgacatatgataaaaagcatgctagaaataattcttatcattttaatgctaattatcatgaaagtaggaagcatgatggcaCTAAGGATAAAtttattcctcctcatgctagatttatcacacctaaggctaggaaggtagataacaatttaggcaataactttaaggattatagatatatgcctagatatagagatgctcataggggtcaagaaaaatccaagtctatggatttaatgacagaaaatcaagtcttgaagtcaagacttgataatttagaaagaaccctagcaagaatggaaaatatttttaggggtcaaaatgagcataacctaggaaaagctagacaagaaccatccaatgggtatagaggtttgggatacaaacctaaagccaagaaggatgtgacttcctttcatagggttccatatagttatgagactaaccctaggtttagaggtcaagtcaaagatattaGGGAAAGAATCCCTAAAagtacttttggcaagaccaatgtgactaagacttataagaagtctaacaaagtcacaaaaaaggttacaagggaagttattcctagaagtgacctagtagaagtgaccaagacttctaagaaacctagaaaggtccttaggaatgTATATATGGAAGTCGTCCCTAGTGAGTACTTAGAGCATCCAAGAAgcatcaataggttttgggttcctaggagcatattctctacactctAGATAGGTttaaagagtgtcaactcaaattggaagggtagttagcccaaccttgttaaagttgacacttgagagcattttcaaggttattgttaacttttgaaaatgaaaaggattatggggttactctttgaaagagtaatatatgcgtcaaaatttgaagagttgaacttaatctaaattgtcacacttaagaaaagtataagaaaaatcaagttagaactttgatactttcttaaggaattaagaaaaAATCCATGCTTCAATTAAATGtaattactccttggaagagtaagttgtaccaaatcttaaggaattatgtgaattaaattggcacaatttggagaatcatatgaactaccaagttgggattttggtatgttcctaGGGAACCAAGGGCAAATCCGGGGTTCAAAATATAAGGTGATTGCCTCTTTGGAAGgataaatatgccaaaatttgaggaatgtgcttaattttaattggcataaataaatcaagagattaaagaaatgtcaagttggggtttgacattttcttgatgaaattgggcaatctagggttaaattttgagttagctagggttaagaatacttagataggtaatttaggtaaattttatttatggtaacatgccatgattgtttgcccatcatatgccatgacatcatatttaacattcacattttattatgaaatatacaaaaatatcatgtcatgtcatacatacatcatgtagctatagcatgctttcactacaagaaaattgggcttttacaacacttaaaagacaacgctttttttaaaaagcgttgtcgttttttttaacaacgcttttagtgaaaaatgttgtctatttctttattttcttactgatagacaacgtttttttaaaaatcgttgtcttttagtgatttttatgggtcaacGACAACACTTCTTGAAAAGTATTGTCTATTACCATTTTTTAAGTGTTGTCTATTATCAAGTTCttatctaaattaaatctaaaatgatacaaaccgttggatcaaaTAAGGAGTTGAAAAACCCTAGGTTTCACTCGCTCGCACCCACCAATCTTCCGAAAACCTCCCGAACCCCTCTCACAACTTCTCATCTCtcgccttctccatccaactcctcctctcacgcCCTCTCGCCTCCATCTCGCCTGCCACCGCTGCCCTCGTTTCCGCGCAAGGGCAACTCACGTACGACTCCACCTCCTCCTCTGCGTCCGCTCGACAGCTAAAGTGGTTCAACATTGGAGAGGGTTGTCTTGTATTTGAAGGCCTCTTCGAGTTCTACCAGGCCTCCGTTGACGGCTCCATCGGCGCCGCCGTGAAGATCAACCACGAAGATGTCGACATTGCCATCAACTGGGCCGGCGGACTACACCACGCCAAGAAGTGCGAGGCCTCCGACTTCTGCTACATCAACGACATTGTCCTCGACATCCTTGAGCTCCTTAAGTACCACAGGGTAAGCCGACTGTACATTTCCTTCGGTTACTCTTCCATCATAGATTTTGTTCTTGCTTCACTGTTGGCGATCATGTTTAGCGTTGATTATTTTTTGCTTCTATGCAACTTACAAGATTTAGTAGTAATTAGAGGCAATTacagttttatttaatttagttgaTTTTCATTTGTTTTCCTGGTCTTAGGAAAgccatttcatttattttatgttCACACAGAAGCTCCATCGACATGAGGACGTTCTCACAAGGCGGCGACGAGCTTTTTGTTAGCCTTGTTGTAGCTCCTGACATCTGTAAGCACACATCAAAATCTCTCCTTTCCTCTTGTTTTTATCAGAATCAAAAGGTTTCAGAACAACAAATTCCGAAAAGTAATCTAAGAGGTTCGTGAAGATCA from Zingiber officinale cultivar Zhangliang chromosome 4A, Zo_v1.1, whole genome shotgun sequence includes the following:
- the LOC121970668 gene encoding putative disease resistance protein RGA3 isoform X3, with the protein product MDIVSPILEKAGASYVINKLIDAATGYVQDQYYWKTDLQGELQKLGRLLPQIQAVVDFAEPRLTMYESSNPALIKWLWQFRNGIDEAEDVLDDLEYIELEKKANSDKSRLSRRVDTSVKAAKRLLKFDDVLGRLRACVKNLNTFASDVQNFLALVTQTAGIGTGQMQYYHSSRITNPLPVLSFKGREDEKGKIIQYLLGESVEKSEIWINESVHCLPLVAIGGMGKTVLAKQVFHHFENVKKKHFDIKIWVCDSLPDLNASSLIKKILEYQTGGSESGPLERLPVKLQKILHSKRFLLVLDDVWDDNNQTEWEKLCAPLVYSQKGSWIILTTRLRSVAKMISKVIRSTMEPMILRGLSNDECRSLLYEHAFYGEDPNKFPLLKEIGEEIVEKLKGVPLLAKSIGGALNSKLEADHWTSISRSELWKMSIDSKYEFNPVLRLSYVMLPPRLKRCFSYCSIFPQDYQFKKQKLVCMWVAAGLIYKDELEDGLDEEDIANRCFDILCNKSFFDVHTYSRSLSHSQMLFCQRLKSIATVSAADFGVPHDHI
- the LOC121970668 gene encoding disease resistance protein RGA2-like isoform X2 — translated: MDIVSPILEKAGASYVINKLIDAATGYVQDQYYWKTDLQGELQKLGRLLPQIQAVVDFAEPRLTMYESSNPALIKWLWQFRNGIDEAEDVLDDLEYIELEKKANSDKSRLSRRVDTSVKAAKRLLKFDDVLGRLRACVKNLNTFASDVQNFLALVTQTAGIGTGQMQYYHSSRITNPLPVLSFKGREDEKGKIIQYLLGESVEKSEIWINESVHCLPLVAIGGMGKTVLAKQVFHHFENVKKKHFDIKIWVCDSLPDLNASSLIKKILEYQTGGSESGPLERLPVKLQKILHSKRFLLVLDDVWDDNNQTEWEKLCAPLVYSQKGSWIILTTRLRSVAKMISKVIRSTMEPMILRGLSNDECRSLLYEHAFYGEDPNKFPLLKEIGEEIVEKLKGVPLLAKSIGGALNSKLEADHWTSISRSELWKMSIDSKYEFNPVLRLSYVMLPPRLKRCFSYCSIFPQDYQFKKQKLVCMWVAAGLIYKDELEDGLDEEDIANRCFDILCNKSFFDVHTYSRSLSHSQMLFCQRYSLYDFKEDFYTMHDMLNGLACHVSRYECCRIVHGTPSHILDNNAIRHIYVTSSHAQLHDLAKIVSKLKHLRTLWINYHGDPQKLDDCIRYACKSSRRIRVLIMESNYSRSSYQCLKSINDFLKL